The following are encoded together in the Lactuca sativa cultivar Salinas chromosome 1, Lsat_Salinas_v11, whole genome shotgun sequence genome:
- the LOC111909929 gene encoding uncharacterized protein LOC111909929, whose protein sequence is MENQGPSLDDCLKLLKGERDEQRLAGLLLATKFCKNDDVDSILRVYNALGNTFLDRLLRTGMGKGSTSKSRQDNQDAYLQLSVTILAAFCRVSNIASSDDMVKKIPLILEVLSKELGASLVEECFEFLYLVSAAHTDGSRILYESGGMTVLASQMPNLPDGSHTMELAMKLLQLTTSKLSLDTITKEYCSELSSVVIVLAKQFALLHNALKFEALHLLSMILSSIYAAPVHETLRAMSNLTWSTYLRVGVVAVLQNRVAPDQRLEALILAESVMCIAGERWLIGQTNSPDTQDPIPADRCTLLVLESSRVEIAVLLNDLAYLKYEKIKDSLDAESVLLKQRNLGIAFSLVEKTIKLISSVAEDEGNIISDTMFTKIITGLNETVGLILEYLRDAKDHGQHKGNDLLASVRIVGSYLAETPGACNDKVKELLGYMVLVEGEDEQSSFSSVCFLLPMLCQITMEIDGCRLIASSGAYKAVVECLIRLVEEDGGTVEENGPIFLACDTILNLLLKREEIGVHMDDSYFIRLLGVLSSWAEDAVDLSSTMMAASICSLILDSTSEAVLECHPHFTRNNLTSVCHLIRKSMTSYGKDSEAEADLVQIVVSGYSRWVDRYPRVKAAVEGR, encoded by the exons ATG GAAAATCAAGGTCCCTCACTTGATGACTGCTTGAAGCTGTTAAAGGGAGAGAGAGACGAACAACGCCTCGCAGGTCTCCTTCTCGCCACCAAGTTCTGCAAGAACGATGATGTCGACTCCATTTTAAGGGTTTACAATGCCCTCGGCAACACATTCTTGGACCGCCTTCTCCGAACCG GGATGGGGAAAGGAAGCACAAGCAAGAGTCGCCAAGATAACCAAGATGCTTATCTACAACTATCTGTCACAATTTTAGCTGCATTCTGTAGGGTTTCTAATATTGCTTCTTCAGATGATATGGTGAAGAAGATTCCACTCATACTGGAAGTTCTTTCTAAAGA ATTAGGAGCATCACTTGTTGAAGAATGCTTTGAATTTTTATACTTAGTGTCAGCAGCCCACACAGATGGTTCTAGAATCCTCTATGAGTCTGGAGGCATGACTGTGTTAGCTTCTCAGATGCCTAATTTACCAGATG GTTCTCATACAATGGAGCTAGCAATGAAACTCCTTCAGTTGACCACAAGTAAACTTTCCCTTGACACAATTACAAAGGAGTACTGTTCAGAATTGTCATCAGTG GTCATAGTGTTAGCAAAACAGTTTGCTTTATTGCATAATGCCCTAAAGTTTGAGGCACTTCATCTTCTATCAATGATCCTCTCCTCAATATATGCT GCACCTGTGCATGAAACTCTACGTGCAATGAGCAACTTGACTTGGTCAACTTATTTACGTGTTGGTGTTGTAGCAGTTTTGCAAAATCGTGTTG CACCTGATCAAAGGCTTGAGGCTCTTATTTTGGCTGAATCTGTGATGTGTATTGCTGGTGAAAGGTGGCTTATTGGGCAAACAAACTCACCTGACACACAGGATCCAATTCCAGCTGACAG GTGTACATTGCTTGTTTTAGAGTCATCTAGAGTGGAAATTGCTGTTCTTCTGAATGATTTAGCATATTTGAAATATGAAAAGATTAAAGACTCATTAGATGCTGAATCGGTTCTTTTAAAGCAGAGAAATCTTGGCATTGCGTTTTCATTAGTGGAGAAGACGATCAAATTGATATCAAGTGTTGCTGAAGATGAAG GTAATATCATCAGTGACACGATGTTCACAAAGATCATAACTGGACTTAATGAGACTGTTGGTTTGATACTGGAGTATCTTCGAGATGCCAAG GATCATGGACAACATAAAGGGAATGATCTTCTTGCTTCTGTGAGAATAGTTGGGAG TTACCTTGCAGAGACTCCAGGTGCATGCAATGACAAAGTGAAGGAGCTTTTAGGGTATATGGTTTTAGTTGAAGGTGAAGATGAACAAAG CTCCTTCTCTTCAGTTTGCTTCTTGCTTCCGATGCTGTGCCAGATAACAATGGAGATTGATGGATGTCGGTTAATAGCCTCTTCTGGAGCATATAAAGCA GTGGTAGAGTGTCTGATTAGGTTGGTTGAGGAAGATGGTGGGACAGTTGAGGAGAATGGTCCCATTTTCTTGGCATGTGATACCATCTTAAATCTTCTTTTGAAg AGAGAAGAGATTGGGGTCCACATGGATGATTCTTATTTTATCAGGCTATTGGGGGTGCTGTCATCATGGGCAG AGGATGCTGTCGACTTGTCTAGTACCATGATGGCTGCAAGCATCTGCTCTCTGATATTAGATTCAACATCTGAAGCAGTTCTCGAATGCCATCCACATTTTACGCGTAATAATCTAACAAGTGTATGCCACCTCATCAGGAAAAGTATGACATCATATGGTAAA GATAGTGAAGCCGAGGCGGATCTTGTTCAAATAGTTGTCTCGG GATACTCAAGGTGGGTTGATAGGTATCCTCGTGTCAAAGCAGCTGTTGAGGGAAGGTAA